In one window of Bacteriovorax sp. BAL6_X DNA:
- a CDS encoding acyl-CoA dehydrogenase family protein, translated as MWYFTEEEKQIQKMCRDFARQELAPVAEKHDTEESFNMDAFKKMGEIGVLGITADPEYGGAGMGALSATIVMEEFGKACASSTLSYLAHSILCVNNIENNASKEQKEKYLPKLITGEHIGCMGMSEPEYGSDAVGIQTKAEKKDDHYLLNGTKMWITNAQYADIAYVYTRTGKERKNLSTFILEKDKGHFDFGSPIHKMGMRASPTGELIFDNAKVGLEQLVGNEGDSIYHMMKNLEIERITIAGISLGIAQACVDQCIKYANERSQFGKTIGEYQMIQKMIAEMATETEMMRNFLYNVAYRYDQGEKGPVVAAQVKLAIPKMATKIALDAIQLHGGYGYSREFPVERMMRDNKLNEIGAGTNEVMIMIIAKNLLKAAQV; from the coding sequence ATGTGGTATTTCACAGAGGAAGAAAAACAAATCCAAAAAATGTGTCGTGACTTTGCAAGACAAGAGCTTGCTCCTGTAGCGGAAAAGCATGATACAGAAGAAAGCTTTAACATGGATGCTTTCAAAAAAATGGGTGAAATCGGAGTTCTTGGAATTACAGCAGATCCTGAATACGGTGGTGCTGGAATGGGTGCCCTTTCTGCAACAATAGTAATGGAAGAATTTGGAAAGGCCTGTGCTTCTTCAACACTTTCTTACCTTGCCCACTCTATCCTTTGTGTTAACAATATTGAAAATAACGCTTCTAAAGAACAAAAAGAAAAGTACCTACCAAAACTAATTACTGGTGAACATATTGGTTGTATGGGGATGTCTGAGCCAGAATACGGTTCAGATGCAGTTGGTATTCAAACTAAAGCAGAGAAAAAAGATGATCACTACCTTCTAAATGGAACGAAGATGTGGATCACAAATGCTCAATACGCAGATATCGCTTACGTTTATACAAGAACAGGAAAAGAAAGAAAGAATCTTTCTACTTTCATCTTAGAAAAAGACAAAGGTCACTTTGACTTTGGTAGCCCAATCCACAAGATGGGTATGCGTGCTTCACCAACAGGTGAGCTTATCTTTGACAACGCAAAAGTAGGCCTAGAGCAACTGGTTGGTAACGAAGGTGATTCAATTTACCACATGATGAAAAATCTTGAGATCGAAAGAATCACGATTGCTGGTATCTCTCTAGGTATCGCGCAAGCTTGTGTTGATCAATGTATTAAATATGCAAATGAAAGATCACAATTTGGAAAAACAATTGGTGAGTACCAAATGATCCAAAAGATGATCGCTGAAATGGCAACTGAAACAGAAATGATGAGAAACTTCCTTTACAACGTAGCTTACCGTTACGACCAAGGAGAGAAAGGGCCAGTTGTTGCAGCTCAAGTTAAACTTGCTATTCCAAAAATGGCAACGAAGATCGCTCTTGATGCTATCCAACTACATGGTGGATACGGTTACTCAAGAGAGTTCCCTGTTGAGCGTATGATGAGAGATAATAAACTTAATGAAATTGGTGCAGGAACTAATGAAGTAATGATTATGATCATTGCTAAGAATTTGTTAAAGGCTGCACAAGTCTAA